In Gossypium raimondii isolate GPD5lz chromosome 12, ASM2569854v1, whole genome shotgun sequence, a single window of DNA contains:
- the LOC105763639 gene encoding LOW QUALITY PROTEIN: chaperone protein dnaJ C76, chloroplastic (The sequence of the model RefSeq protein was modified relative to this genomic sequence to represent the inferred CDS: inserted 1 base in 1 codon) → MAQLLSPVYTDTLKIHNPSLNMSRRSSWKAYAKTGASWSLMGHGGQRRGCGRVKVASGNSASTDSLADDYYAVLGLLPDATPEEIKKAYYNCMKACHPDLSGNDPETTNFCMFINEVYGVLSDPVQRTVYDEIHGYALTAMNPFMDDSAPRDHVFVDEFSCIGCKNCANVACDVFRIEEDFGRARVHSQFGNPELVQEAIDSCPVDCIHWTSAAQLSLLEDEMRRVERVNVALMLSGMGSASTDVFRMASSRWEKRQAKVLEQAKVRMMQQKDAGKTDSYWTNLWGKPKQYKKSEEEVKERAKRAAAAARRWXEYSRRGVDKAPTVKLPDPLSNSSKHN, encoded by the exons ATGGCTCAGCTACTCTCTCCTGTATATACAGATACTCTTAAAATCCATAACCCATCTTTAAATATGAGCAGAAGAAGCTCATGGAAGGCCTATGCTAAGACTGGAGCTTCTTGGAGCTTGATGGGTCATGGTGGTCAAAGGAGAGGTTGTGGCAGAGTCAAGGTTGCTTCCGGAAATTCTGCATCTACTGATTCTCTTGCCGATGATTATTATGCTGTTCTTGGTCTg CTTCCGGACGCAACACCAGAGGAGATAAAAAAGGCTTATTATAATTGCATGAAGGCTTGTCATCCAGACCTAAGTGGCAATGATCCAGAGACTACAAATTTCTGCATGTTCATCAATGAGGTCTATGGG GTTCTCAGTGACCCCGTACAGCGCACGGTTTATGATGAAATTCATGGCTATGCGTTGACTGCAATGAATCCTTTCATGGATGATTCCGCCCCAAGAGACCATGTATTTGTCGACGAGTTTAGTTGCATAG GCTGCAAAAATTGTGCCAATGTTGCCTGTGATGTGTTTAGAATTGAAGAAGACTTTGGACGAGCCAGAGTTCATAGTCAGTTTGGGAATCCTGAACTAGTGCAAGAGGCAATAGACAGTTG CCCAGTTGATTGCATCCATTGGACTTCTGCGGCACAATTATCATTGCTTGAAGATGAAATGCGCAGGGTAGAAAGAGTTAAT GTTGCATTGATGCTTTCAGGAATGGGATCTGCATCAACAGATGTATTCAGAATG GCAAGTTCTCGATGGGAAAAGAGGCAGGCAAAAGTTTTG GAACAAGCTAAAGTAAGGATGATGCAGCAGAAAGATGCTGGTAAAACGGACTCATACTGGACCAACCTTTGGGGGAAGCCAAAACAATACAAGAAGTCAG AGGAGGAAGTCAAAGAGAGAGCAAAAAGGGCTGCCGCAGCTGCGAGAAGAT AGGAATATTCAAGGAGGGGTGTGGATAAGGCTCCCACCGTTAAACTACCAGATCCACTCTCCAACTCCAGCAAacacaattaa